In Mustela lutreola isolate mMusLut2 chromosome 1, mMusLut2.pri, whole genome shotgun sequence, one genomic interval encodes:
- the LOC131834369 gene encoding conserved oligomeric Golgi complex subunit 2-like, translated as MTSPLLTPRTWGLLHRQFVLKIDGVQVHVPERCKAWGAVGVAGFNFGNYTSLIVSTSPLWTREILERIATEFNQLHFHAVQNKGMPLLDKVRPRIAHIMAMLQQSLGGLLLEGLQTSNVDIIRHCLQTYATIDKTRDAEALVGQVLVKPYMDEVIVEQIVESHPDGLKIMYANKLLEFVPHHCRLLREVPGGAISSPQLSHLPRALQPS; from the exons atgacctccccgctcctcacccctcgcacctggggcctgctgcacagacagtttgtcctgaaaattgatggcgtgcaggtgcatgtgcctgagcgctgtaaggcatggggggcggtgggggtggcaggttttaactttgggaattacacttctctaattgtctctactagccctctctggactagagagattttggagagaattgccacagaatttaaccagttacacTTTCATGCTGTTCAGAAcaaaggcatgcctcttctggacaaagtaagacca cgtatagcccacattatggccatgctgcagcagtccctgggaggcctgctgctagaagggcttcagacttccaatgtggacatcatacggCACTGCCTCCAGACTTACGCTACaattgacaagacacgggatgcagaggcgttagtcggtcaagtactggtgaaaccgtacatggatgag gtgattgtagagcagatcgttgagtctcatccggatggcctgaagatcatgtatgctaataagctcctggagtttgttcctcaccactgccgccttcttcgAGAGGTTCCAGGaggagccatctcaag ccctcagctgtcccacctgcccagagctctgcagccttcctga